The Lycium ferocissimum isolate CSIRO_LF1 chromosome 10, AGI_CSIRO_Lferr_CH_V1, whole genome shotgun sequence genome window below encodes:
- the LOC132033157 gene encoding kinesin-like protein KIN-7F — MSGITEYTLADIYDHITGNDDREFTLKFSAMEIYNEVVRDLLTLEDTPLRLLDDPERGTVVEKLTEVTLKDWNHLKELLSVCEAQRKIGETALNEVSSRSHQILRLTVESTAKKIVGIHNSSTLTAAVNFVDLAGSERASQTLSANVRLKEGSHINRSLLTLGTVIRKLSKKGNGHVPFRDSKLTRILQNSLGGNARTAIICTMSPAHSHVEQSRNTLLFATCAKNVITNAKVNVVMSEKALVKQLRKELARLEAELRNLSALAAAGGSAEALKEKEALIEKMSREIRELTEQRDLAQSRVHNLASSGSWTELSSVSSPDKAQWLDDYAPSEVSECIYPFRPDGISEGLNSNKLGEQIPEPPEDQYLCDDTSPRLFIEKYFGPDPCKGWENIAQRTVQNLEDNCKEVQCVEVDSNTKSTSSDKNSSPRKGDQESGFVDIDHNDEEPKQTSNEQSSSSDSDSSSDSNNLPRRSRSSEAIMINVPVLKESEVAKGNGDISSESEEELSIKKIDLEEKPELSIKKIDLEEKPSQPELSANSVKVLTKEPSNHCFTIEVKLKMSGEDSEKICAEEIKKSGEDSEKIPAEGEVAKTVPEKKSGDNSVQDNEPSSKDLGNFIGDSLNSENELELSPSRQSTEFEKQRQEIIELWDACNVPLVHRTYFFLLFKGDPTDSVYMEVELRRLSYLKNAFSLGAKVVKDGQIFSQAASLSALNREKEMLSKLLLKKFSSKERDNLYEKWGIGLKTKRRRLQLCHKLWKDTKDMDHIKESAALISKLVGFEAQNEVPKEMFELNFSPGPKNLRSFSWKPRKA; from the exons ATGTCTGGAATCACCGAATACACATTAGCAGATATATATGATCATATAACCGGG aatgaTGACCGAGAATTTACACTTAAATTCTCTGCCATGGAGATATACAATGAAGTTGTTAGAGACCTTCTAACACTGGAAGATACTCCACTTAGACTCCTCGATGATCCAGAG AGAGGGACTGTAGTTGAAAAACTTACGGAGGTAACATTGAAGGACTGGAACCATCTAAAGGAACTGCTCTCAGTATGTGAAG CTCAAAGGAAAATAGGAGAAACTGCTCTCAACGAAGTGAGCTCAAGATCTCACCAGATTCTGCGTTTG ACAGTTGAAAGTACCGCTAAGAAAATTGTTGGCATTCACAATTCAAGCACTCTGACAGCTGCAGTG AATTTTGTTGATCTTGCGGGAAGTGAGCGTGCTTCTCAAACCTTATCTGCAAATGTCAGACTGAAAGAAGGCAGCCACATTAATCGCAGTTTGCTGACCCTTGGAACTGTTATTCGCAAATTAAG CAAAAAAGGAAATGGACATGTTCCTTTCAGAGACTCGAAGCTGACACGCATACTACAGAATTCCTTGGGAGGCAATGCCAGAACAGCCATCATTTGCACCATGAGTCCCGCACATAGCCATGTTGAGCAATCGAGGAACACTCTATTGTTTGCAACATGTGCCAAGAATGTCATTACCAATGCAAAAGTTAATGTGGTAATGTCAGAGAAGGCACTAGTGAAACAATTACGAAAAGAACTAGCTAGGCTGGAGGCTGAGCTAAGGAATTTATCGGCACTTGCTGCCGCAGGTGGATCTGCAGAGGCACTGAAAGAAAAGGAAGCTCTTATAGAAAAG ATGAGCAGAGAAATAAGGGAGTTAACCGAGCAGCGTGATCTTGCTCAATCTCGTGTTCACAATTTGGCAAGTTCAGGTTCATGG ACTGAACTGAGTAGTGTTTCATCTCCTGATAAAGCCCAATGGCTGGATGACTATGCACCATCAGAAGTATCAGAATGTATATATCCTTTTCGTCCTGATGGAATATCCGAAGGCCTTAATTCTAACAAGCTAGGTGAACAGATTCCTGAACCTCCAGAAGATCAGTATCTCTGTGATGACACCTCCCCAAGGCTGTTTATCGAGAAGTATTTCGGACCAGATCCATGTAAGGGATGGGAAAACATTGCTCAAAGAACTGTTCAGAATTTAGAAGATAACTGCAAGGAAGTTCAATGCGTTGAAGTGGATTCTAACACGAAGAGTACAAGCTCTGACAAAAATTCATCACCTCGAAAGGGAGATCAGGAGTCAGGTTTCGTTGACATCGATCATAATGATGAAGAACCAAAGCAGACTAGCAATGAACAATCTTCTTCTTCCGACTCAGATTCTTCTTCTGACTCAAATAACTTACCAAGGAGGAGCAGAAGCAGTGAAGCAATAATGATTAACGTGCCAGTACTGAAAGAGTCTGAAGTAGCAAAGGGAAATGGGGACATATCAAGTGAATCTGAGGAAGAGTTATCTATTAAAAAGATTGATCTTGAGGAGAAGCCTGAGTTATCTATTAAAAAGATTGATCTTGAGGAGAAGCCTTCTCAGCCGGAGCTTTCTGCTAATAGTGTTAAGGTGTTAACAAAAGAACCCAGCAATCATTGTTTTACGATCGAAGTGAAACTCAAAATGTCAGGTGAAGATAGTGAGAAGATTTGTGCTGAGGAAATCAAGAAGTCAGGTGAAGATAGCGAAAAAATTCCTGCTGAGGGTGAGGTTGCCAAAACCGTGCCTGAGAAGAAATCAGGGGATAATTCG GTCCAGGATAATGAGCCAAGTTCCAAGGATTTGGGTAACTTTATTGGTGATTCCTTGAATTCAGAAAATGAATTAGAGCTATCTCCTTCCAGACAGTCAacagaatttgaaaaacaaaggCAAGAGATAATAGAACTATGGGATGCATGCAATGTGCCCCTGGTTCACAGAACATATTTTTTCCTACTCTTCAAAGGGGATCCAACCGACTCAGTTTACATGGAGGTGGAGCTTAGAAGGCTTTCCTACCTGAAGAATGCATTCTCTCTAGGAGCTAAAGTGGTGAAAGACGGTCAAATTTTCTCACAAGCAGCAAG TTTAAGTGCTCTGAATCGCGAGAAGGAGATGCTGAGCAAGCTGCTTCTTAAGAAGTTTTCCTCAAAGGAGAGAGACAACTTATACGAGAAATGGGGCATCGGTCTAAAAACTAAAAGGAGAAGACTCCAACTTTGCCATAAGTTATGGAAAGATACCAAAGACATGGATCACATTAAGGAAAGTGCAGCACTCATCTCAAAATTAGTTGGATTCGAAGCACAAAACGAAGTCCCAAAAGAGATGTTTGAACTCAACTTCTCACCAGGGCCAAAAAATCTCAGGTCTTTCAGCTGGAAACCAAGAAAAGCCTAA